The Sorangiineae bacterium MSr11367 genome window below encodes:
- a CDS encoding MFS transporter, which produces MADARLRTRTVIACGVGSFMAALGTNLVNISAPVIAREFGLGPGEISPIFTVYLLVITVLLPVFGRVGDTFGAKKVFVAGFSGFGVTSFLCAHTHSLAALVGARALQGVCAAMLMSMGPAIVLGVFPPTHRARALGLQLSLTYLGLVIGPTLGGLLVGSLGWRSIFLALCAVAFVGTALASVWLSSGVGSITRRGRAGEGERPLLRHPPFLLGLAGALLLYTTTFMLSFSLPFQLQHARGMSARDAGLLLTPQPAMMAIVAPIGGWLSDRFGTRWPCALGMVAIAGGCVLLAYVADGSPMAMAPVVALIGLGAGAFIAPNNASIMGAAPKDRQGAAAAAAAMARNIGMTCGVGLAGALLHRAGSFTAVMFAAATLALSGASLALLRR; this is translated from the coding sequence GTGGCTGACGCGCGGCTGCGCACCCGCACGGTGATCGCATGCGGCGTGGGCTCCTTCATGGCGGCCCTCGGTACGAACCTGGTGAACATCTCGGCGCCGGTCATCGCGCGCGAGTTCGGGCTCGGGCCGGGGGAGATCAGCCCGATCTTCACGGTGTACCTGCTGGTCATCACGGTGCTCTTGCCCGTGTTCGGGCGGGTGGGCGATACCTTCGGCGCGAAAAAGGTGTTCGTCGCGGGGTTCTCCGGGTTCGGAGTGACGTCGTTTCTCTGCGCGCACACGCATTCTCTGGCGGCGCTCGTCGGGGCCCGGGCCCTTCAGGGCGTCTGCGCCGCGATGCTCATGTCGATGGGGCCGGCCATCGTGCTCGGCGTCTTCCCGCCCACGCACCGCGCGCGGGCGCTCGGCCTTCAGCTTTCGCTCACGTACCTCGGTCTGGTCATCGGTCCGACCTTGGGCGGGCTTCTCGTGGGCTCGCTCGGTTGGCGGTCCATCTTCCTCGCGCTGTGCGCGGTCGCCTTCGTGGGAACGGCGCTGGCCAGCGTGTGGCTCTCGAGCGGCGTCGGCTCCATCACCCGCCGGGGAAGGGCTGGGGAGGGGGAGCGTCCTCTCCTACGGCACCCGCCGTTCCTCCTGGGCCTGGCCGGGGCCCTGCTCCTCTACACGACGACGTTCATGCTGTCGTTCTCCCTGCCCTTTCAGCTCCAGCATGCGCGCGGCATGTCCGCCCGTGATGCGGGCCTGCTCCTCACGCCGCAACCGGCCATGATGGCCATCGTTGCCCCCATCGGGGGATGGCTCTCGGATCGCTTCGGCACGCGTTGGCCGTGCGCGCTCGGCATGGTCGCCATTGCGGGCGGCTGCGTGCTCCTCGCGTACGTCGCGGACGGTTCGCCCATGGCGATGGCGCCGGTGGTTGCCCTCATCGGTCTCGGCGCCGGGGCGTTCATCGCTCCGAACAACGCCTCCATCATGGGGGCCGCGCCCAAAGACCGCCAAGGCGCGGCGGCGGCGGCGGCGGCCATGGCGCGCAACATCGGCATGACGTGCGGGGTCGGCCTCGCCGGCGCCCTGCTTCACCGCGCCGGCAGCTTCACGGCCGTCATGTTCGCCGCCGCCACCCTGGCGCTCAGTGGGGCCTCGCTTGCGTTACTGCGCCGTTGA
- the pqqE gene encoding pyrroloquinoline quinone biosynthesis protein PqqE, with product MSAPRPYTLIAELTYRCALKCPYCSNPTALRDHRDEMSTEQWLRVLTEAEELGVMQVHFTGGEPLARKDLEPIVRRARELGLYSNLVTSTVPLTRERLVGLKEAGIDHVQVSMQSTRPERADDIAGYEGHAHKLTAARWVKELELPLTINVVLHRANLDEVEDIVALAEELGADRVELANTQYHAWALLNRDTLLPTREQLERASVVAAKAKARLRGKMDVLFVKPDYFSTKPKACMDGWARRFVHMTPGGFVLPCHAAMQITGLSFDSARDRALGDIWENSPALRAYRGDAWMPEPCRSCERKEVDFGGCRCQAFALTGDASATDPVCSLSPQHHLIRDARTTAAPKRYLYRG from the coding sequence GTGAGTGCGCCGCGGCCGTACACCCTCATCGCCGAGCTGACGTACCGGTGCGCGCTCAAGTGCCCCTATTGCTCCAACCCGACGGCGCTGCGCGATCACCGCGACGAGATGAGCACCGAGCAATGGCTCCGCGTCCTGACGGAGGCGGAGGAGCTCGGCGTGATGCAGGTGCATTTCACCGGCGGCGAGCCGCTCGCGCGCAAGGATCTCGAACCCATCGTGCGGCGCGCGCGCGAGCTCGGGCTCTATTCGAACCTGGTGACCAGCACGGTGCCGCTCACGCGCGAGCGCCTGGTCGGGCTGAAGGAAGCGGGCATCGACCATGTGCAGGTGAGCATGCAGAGCACGCGCCCCGAGCGCGCCGACGACATCGCCGGCTACGAAGGGCACGCGCACAAGCTCACGGCGGCGCGCTGGGTGAAAGAGCTCGAGCTGCCGCTGACCATCAATGTGGTGCTGCACCGGGCGAATCTCGACGAGGTGGAGGACATCGTCGCGCTGGCCGAGGAGCTGGGCGCCGACCGCGTGGAGCTCGCGAACACGCAATACCACGCGTGGGCACTGCTCAATCGCGACACGCTGTTGCCGACCCGGGAGCAACTCGAGCGCGCGTCGGTGGTGGCGGCGAAGGCCAAGGCGCGTCTTCGCGGCAAGATGGATGTGCTCTTCGTGAAACCGGATTACTTCTCGACGAAGCCAAAAGCCTGCATGGATGGATGGGCGCGGCGATTCGTGCACATGACGCCCGGCGGTTTCGTTCTGCCGTGCCATGCCGCGATGCAGATCACGGGGCTCTCGTTCGACAGCGCACGCGATCGCGCGCTGGGCGACATCTGGGAAAACTCGCCGGCCTTGCGCGCGTATCGGGGGGATGCCTGGATGCCCGAGCCCTGCCGCAGCTGCGAGCGCAAGGAGGTGGACTTCGGCGGGTGCCGCTGCCAAGCCTTCGCGCTCACGGGCGATGCATCGGCAACCGATCCCGTGTGTTCGCTGTCGCCGCAGCACCATTTGATCCGCGACGCTCGGACCACCGCCGCGCCGAAGCGATACCTTTACCGTGGCTGA
- the pqqD gene encoding pyrroloquinoline quinone biosynthesis peptide chaperone PqqD: MISATSVPKLAKKARLRFDRHQGQHMLLYPERGLLLSASAAAIAERCDGTRTVSEIVQQLAAATEGASAERIERDVVEFLEDLAARGLLEPQP, encoded by the coding sequence ATGATCTCCGCGACCTCCGTTCCCAAGCTGGCGAAGAAGGCGCGGCTTCGTTTCGATCGGCACCAGGGGCAGCACATGCTGCTCTATCCGGAGCGGGGTCTTCTCTTGAGCGCCTCGGCGGCGGCCATTGCGGAGCGGTGCGATGGAACGCGCACGGTGAGCGAGATCGTGCAGCAGCTCGCCGCGGCCACCGAGGGGGCCTCGGCGGAGCGCATCGAGCGCGACGTGGTCGAGTTCCTGGAGGATCTCGCCGCGCGGGGCCTTTTGGAGCCGCAGCCGTGA
- the pqqC gene encoding pyrroloquinoline-quinone synthase PqqC, with product MSALSKDDFVARLRQEGEKRYHDHHPFHVRMHAGELSRTQIQAWVLNRYYYQTRIPIKDAIILSKSDDPAFRRSWMQRIVDHDGKAEGEGGLAQWQRLAAGVGLDVEEVKSLSRVLPGVRFACDAYVQLVRERPLVEAVASSLTEFFSPDIMTRRIAAWETHYPWVDGATLAYFRGRVTRARDDSRQAIDYVLAHATGREQQERCIEALITKCHILWALLDAVSKEFPA from the coding sequence ATGAGCGCACTCTCCAAAGACGACTTCGTGGCGCGGCTGCGGCAGGAAGGCGAAAAGCGCTATCACGATCATCATCCGTTTCACGTGCGTATGCACGCGGGGGAGCTTTCGCGCACGCAGATTCAAGCCTGGGTGCTGAATCGGTATTACTATCAGACGCGAATACCGATTAAAGACGCCATCATCTTGTCCAAATCGGACGATCCGGCGTTTCGCCGCTCGTGGATGCAGCGCATCGTCGACCACGATGGGAAGGCCGAGGGCGAGGGCGGCCTGGCGCAGTGGCAGCGGCTGGCGGCGGGGGTGGGGCTCGACGTCGAGGAGGTGAAGAGCCTTTCGCGCGTGCTGCCCGGTGTGCGCTTCGCATGCGATGCGTACGTGCAGCTGGTGCGCGAGCGTCCGCTGGTCGAGGCGGTGGCGTCGTCGCTGACCGAATTTTTCTCGCCGGACATCATGACGCGCCGGATCGCCGCGTGGGAGACGCACTATCCCTGGGTGGATGGCGCCACCTTGGCGTACTTCCGTGGCCGGGTGACGCGCGCTCGGGACGATTCGCGGCAGGCCATCGACTACGTGCTCGCGCACGCGACGGGCCGCGAGCAGCAGGAGCGGTGCATCGAGGCGCTCATCACCAAGTGCCACATTTTGTGGGCGCTGCTCGACGCGGTGAGCAAGGAATTTCCGGCATGA
- the pqqB gene encoding pyrroloquinoline quinone biosynthesis protein PqqB has protein sequence MRLTVLGSAAGGGFPQWNCGCPQCVAVRGNHADFQGRTQDSVAVTRDGESYVVVNASPDVLEQIKRTRALWPRAPRHSPIRAIVLTNGDMDHVLGLFALRESYPFALYATEAVWRGLEANAFLRTLQRFEGHVVWRRLEIGHDMEIRDAAGESTGVHLRAFAAPGKLPVHLMGGTPSPEDNVGLVFHDGSAPRRSAVYLTACAHLETRSDLEGHAALLFDGTFYREDELVRLGLSQAVAKDMAHVPITVDDGRGSLARLSSLPGRKIYTHINNTNPILSKSSEERRIVEAAGFEIAFDGMDITL, from the coding sequence ATGCGGCTCACAGTACTTGGTTCGGCCGCCGGCGGCGGCTTTCCGCAATGGAATTGTGGTTGTCCCCAATGTGTTGCAGTTCGGGGAAACCACGCAGACTTTCAAGGACGCACACAAGACTCCGTCGCGGTCACGCGCGATGGGGAATCGTATGTCGTCGTTAATGCATCGCCCGACGTGCTCGAGCAGATCAAACGCACACGCGCCCTCTGGCCGCGGGCGCCGCGTCATTCTCCGATTCGAGCCATCGTGCTCACCAACGGGGACATGGACCATGTGCTCGGGCTCTTTGCGTTGCGGGAATCGTACCCGTTCGCGCTCTATGCGACCGAGGCCGTGTGGCGCGGGCTCGAGGCCAATGCGTTCCTGCGGACGCTGCAACGCTTCGAGGGGCACGTGGTCTGGCGCCGGCTCGAGATCGGGCACGACATGGAAATTCGCGACGCCGCGGGCGAAAGCACGGGCGTTCACCTTCGTGCATTCGCGGCGCCGGGCAAGCTGCCCGTGCACTTGATGGGCGGCACGCCGAGCCCGGAGGACAACGTCGGCCTCGTGTTCCACGACGGTAGCGCACCGCGGCGAAGCGCAGTCTACCTAACGGCGTGCGCGCACCTCGAGACGCGGAGTGACTTGGAAGGACACGCAGCACTCCTGTTCGACGGGACGTTCTACCGGGAGGACGAGCTCGTTCGACTCGGCCTGTCGCAGGCGGTGGCCAAGGACATGGCGCACGTGCCCATCACGGTAGACGATGGCCGAGGCAGCCTTGCGCGGCTATCGTCGTTGCCCGGTCGTAAAATCTATACGCACATCAACAACACGAACCCCATCCTCTCGAAGTCGTCCGAAGAGCGGCGCATCGTGGAGGCGGCGGGATTCGAAATCGCTTTCGACGGAATGGACATCACGTTATGA